From one Pseudomonas sp. S35 genomic stretch:
- a CDS encoding YhdP family protein, whose protein sequence is MERLIRFFAALTRWGLGLCALLLVLAAVYVSLGRELTPLVAEYRAEVEAKAQAAVGMPLHIGSLEGRWSGFAPVLLAHDVMVGEGSSALRLDQVEVVPAIWDSLVAREVRLAHLQVSGLQLSAKEDKDGHWALQGLPVQDDQPLDPEQLLKRMQMVKRVSLLDSQVTLQPFDQAPVTLTYVGLSLHTGITRQRLDARLTLPDGQPLALSLRSRIRASQWKDAEVQAYLSLPQSDWAKWIPARLTQQWTLTQFKAGGEFWLSWGKGTVQSAVVRLNSPQVKGRYAERKPVHIENLALTAYLQRSDTGLKVLFDSLAMNLGETRWESRLQVQQTLATDKDQEVWKLQADRLDLTPITPLLNALAPLPEGFAKTVEHLKATGLLRNVLVALRPQDTTDQKVSFAANLERVGFDAYFGAPAARNVSGSISGDLGGGELRMDSKDFSLHLDPIFAKPWQYLQANARLTWKLDKQGFTLIAPYIKVLGEEGKIAADFLIRLHFDHSQEDYMDLRVGMVDGDGRFTSKYLPAVLSPALDEWLRTAILKGAVDQGFFQYQGSLNHDALPAARNISLFFKVHDAELAFQPGWPHVSKVKGEVFVEETGVRILASKGQLLDTKVNDVYVNIPHAPSGKESHLLLTGGFAGGLGDGLKILQEAPIGTASTFAGWKGEGDLQGKLDLDVPLVKGIEPKIVVDFQTDKARLQLAEPPLDLTQLKGSFRFDSAKGLSGEKITAQAFDRPITAQIFADGKPGNISTRVAARGQVTVKRLTDWLKISQPLPVSGDIPYQLQLNLDGADSQLMVSSNLKGVAVDLPAPFGMPASQGRDSVFRMTLQGAERRYWFDYGELANFTFAAPPDKFNDGRGELFLGDGDAVLPAAKGLRIRGVLSELDIDPWRKLVNQYAGNDPGGSAKQLLSGADFKIGKLTGLGTQFDQVNLQLDRKPAAWGLQFDSQQAKGSVNLPDSKAAPIGVNLQYVKLPAVDPTVQADENAPDPLASIDPKDIPALDIAIAQLFQGPDLVGAWSLKIRPTTKGLAFSDLDLGLKGMQLKGAGGWEGAPGSSSSWYKGRLDGKNIADVLKGWGYAPTVTSEDFHLDVDGRWPGSPAWVGPKRFSGSLDAAFRKGQFVEVEGGAQALRVFGLLNFNSIGRRLRLDFSDLLGKGLSYDRVKGLLAASDGVFVTREPITLTGPSSNLELNGTLDLVADRVNAKLLVTLPVTNNLPIAALIVGAPAIGGALFLIDKLIGDRVSRFASVQYKVEGPWKDPKITFDKPFEKPN, encoded by the coding sequence ATGGAGCGTCTGATACGCTTTTTTGCCGCCTTGACCCGTTGGGGCCTGGGCCTTTGCGCGTTGCTGCTGGTGTTGGCGGCGGTGTATGTGAGCCTGGGTCGCGAGTTGACACCGCTGGTTGCCGAATACCGCGCCGAAGTCGAAGCCAAGGCCCAGGCAGCGGTGGGCATGCCGCTGCACATCGGTAGTCTCGAAGGGCGTTGGAGCGGTTTCGCTCCGGTGTTGCTGGCTCATGACGTAATGGTTGGCGAGGGCAGCAGTGCCTTGCGCCTGGATCAGGTCGAAGTGGTTCCGGCCATCTGGGACAGCCTGGTGGCGCGTGAAGTGCGCCTGGCGCACCTGCAGGTCAGTGGCCTGCAACTGAGTGCCAAGGAAGACAAGGACGGCCATTGGGCGCTTCAGGGCCTGCCGGTGCAGGACGATCAGCCGCTGGACCCTGAGCAGTTGCTCAAGCGCATGCAGATGGTCAAGCGCGTGTCCTTGCTCGACAGCCAGGTCACCTTGCAACCGTTCGACCAGGCACCGGTCACCCTGACCTACGTGGGCCTGAGCCTGCACACTGGCATCACCCGGCAACGGCTGGACGCACGCCTGACCCTGCCGGATGGCCAGCCTCTGGCGCTGAGCCTGCGCAGTCGCATTCGCGCCAGCCAATGGAAGGACGCCGAGGTCCAGGCTTATCTCAGCCTGCCGCAAAGCGACTGGGCCAAGTGGATTCCGGCCAGGCTGACCCAGCAGTGGACACTCACGCAGTTCAAGGCCGGCGGTGAATTCTGGCTGAGCTGGGGCAAAGGCACTGTGCAAAGCGCGGTAGTGCGCCTCAACTCGCCACAGGTGAAGGGCCGCTACGCCGAGCGCAAGCCGGTGCATATCGAAAACCTAGCCCTCACGGCTTACCTGCAACGCAGTGATACCGGCCTGAAGGTACTGTTTGATTCGCTGGCGATGAACTTGGGCGAGACCCGCTGGGAGTCGCGCCTGCAAGTGCAGCAGACCCTGGCGACCGACAAGGATCAGGAAGTCTGGAAGCTGCAGGCAGACCGCCTCGACCTGACCCCTATCACGCCGTTGCTCAATGCCCTGGCGCCCTTGCCGGAAGGTTTCGCCAAGACTGTCGAGCATCTGAAGGCCACCGGCCTGCTGCGCAATGTGCTGGTGGCTTTGCGTCCTCAGGACACGACCGATCAAAAAGTCAGTTTTGCCGCCAACCTGGAGCGGGTCGGGTTTGACGCCTACTTCGGCGCACCGGCCGCGCGAAACGTGTCCGGCAGTATCAGCGGCGACCTGGGCGGTGGCGAGTTGCGCATGGACAGCAAGGATTTTTCCCTGCACCTCGATCCAATCTTCGCCAAGCCCTGGCAATACCTTCAGGCCAATGCGCGCCTGACCTGGAAGCTGGATAAACAAGGCTTCACCCTGATCGCCCCGTATATCAAAGTGCTGGGGGAAGAGGGCAAGATCGCTGCTGACTTCCTGATTCGCCTGCATTTCGACCACAGCCAGGAAGACTATATGGACCTGCGGGTCGGGATGGTCGACGGCGATGGGCGTTTCACGTCCAAGTACCTGCCTGCCGTGCTGAGCCCAGCGTTGGATGAATGGCTGCGCACGGCGATTCTCAAGGGCGCGGTGGATCAAGGCTTCTTCCAGTACCAAGGCTCGCTGAACCACGATGCACTGCCGGCTGCGCGCAATATCAGCCTGTTCTTCAAGGTGCATGACGCCGAGTTGGCGTTCCAGCCGGGTTGGCCTCATGTGAGCAAGGTCAAGGGTGAGGTGTTTGTCGAAGAGACCGGCGTGCGCATCCTGGCCAGCAAGGGCCAGTTGCTGGATACCAAGGTCAACGATGTCTACGTCAATATTCCCCACGCACCGTCCGGCAAGGAAAGTCATCTGCTGCTTACCGGTGGTTTTGCCGGTGGCCTGGGTGACGGCCTGAAGATCCTTCAGGAAGCGCCGATTGGCACTGCTTCTACCTTTGCCGGCTGGAAAGGCGAAGGCGACCTGCAAGGCAAGCTGGACCTGGACGTTCCGCTGGTCAAAGGCATCGAGCCCAAGATCGTGGTGGATTTCCAAACCGACAAGGCGCGTCTGCAATTGGCGGAGCCGCCTCTGGACCTGACCCAGCTCAAGGGCAGTTTCCGCTTCGACAGCGCCAAGGGCCTGAGTGGCGAGAAAATCACGGCCCAGGCGTTTGACCGGCCGATCACCGCGCAAATCTTTGCCGATGGCAAACCGGGCAATATCAGCACCCGTGTCGCGGCGAGGGGGCAGGTGACGGTCAAGCGGCTGACGGATTGGCTGAAAATCAGCCAGCCGTTGCCAGTGTCCGGCGATATTCCGTATCAGTTGCAACTGAACCTGGATGGCGCCGACAGCCAACTGATGGTCAGTTCCAACCTCAAGGGCGTTGCGGTGGACTTGCCGGCGCCGTTCGGCATGCCGGCCAGCCAGGGGCGTGACAGCGTATTTCGCATGACCTTGCAGGGCGCCGAGCGTCGCTACTGGTTTGACTACGGCGAGCTGGCCAACTTCACCTTCGCTGCGCCGCCGGACAAATTCAATGACGGCCGTGGCGAGTTGTTCCTCGGCGATGGCGATGCCGTGCTGCCCGCTGCCAAGGGCCTGCGCATTCGTGGTGTGCTCTCGGAGTTGGATATCGATCCGTGGAGGAAGCTGGTCAACCAGTATGCCGGCAACGACCCGGGCGGCAGTGCCAAGCAACTGTTGAGCGGCGCGGACTTCAAGATCGGCAAGCTCACCGGGTTGGGCACCCAGTTCGATCAAGTCAATCTGCAGTTGGACCGAAAGCCCGCTGCCTGGGGCCTGCAGTTCGACAGCCAGCAGGCCAAGGGCAGCGTGAACTTGCCGGACAGCAAGGCCGCGCCGATAGGGGTCAACCTGCAATACGTAAAATTGCCGGCGGTGGACCCGACGGTGCAGGCTGATGAAAACGCACCGGACCCGTTGGCCAGTATCGATCCCAAGGACATCCCTGCGCTGGATATCGCCATTGCGCAGTTATTCCAGGGCCCGGACCTGGTGGGCGCCTGGTCGCTGAAAATCCGCCCAACCACAAAAGGCCTGGCCTTCAGCGACCTGGACTTGGGCCTGAAGGGCATGCAGCTCAAGGGCGCCGGTGGATGGGAAGGTGCCCCGGGGAGCAGCAGCAGCTGGTACAAAGGCCGCCTGGACGGCAAGAACATCGCCGATGTGCTCAAGGGGTGGGGGTACGCGCCCACGGTCACCAGCGAGGATTTCCATCTGGATGTGGACGGCCGTTGGCCGGGTTCACCGGCCTGGGTCGGGCCAAAGCGCTTCTCCGGCAGCCTGGATGCAGCCTTCCGTAAAGGCCAGTTTGTTGAAGTGGAAGGTGGCGCCCAGGCGTTGCGGGTGTTCGGCCTGCTCAACTTCAACTCCATCGGGCGCCGCCTGCGGCTGGATTTCTCCGACCTGCTCGGCAAGGGCTTGAGCTACGACCGGGTCAAAGGCCTGCTGGCGGCAAGCGATGGTGTGTTTGTCACCCGCGAGCCGATCACGCTGACCGGGCCTTCGAGCAACCTGGAGTTGAACGGTACGTTGGACCTGGTGGCCGACCGTGTGAATGCCAAATTGTTGGTGACATTGCCTGTGACCAACAACTTGCCGATCGCTGCGCTGATCGTCGGCGCACCGGCCATTGGCGGCGCGTTGTTCCTGATCGACAAGTTGATCGGCGACCGTGTTTCGCGCTTTGCCAGCGTGCAATACAAGGTGGAAGGGCCTTGGAAGGATCCGAAAATCACGTTCGACAAGCCATTTGAAAAACCAAACTGA
- a CDS encoding carbon-nitrogen hydrolase family protein yields the protein MSFAVIQMVSHSDVLANLAQARRLLEQAAAGGARLAVLPENFAAMGRRDVADIGRAEALGEGPILPWLKQAARDLTLWIVAGTLPLPPKDHPNGKSNACSLLIDDRGEIVARYDKLHLFDVDVADARGRYRESDDYAFGSNVVVADTPVGRLGLTVCYDLRFPELYSELRAAGAELITAPSAFTAVTGAAHWEVLVRARAIETQCYVLAAAQGGVHPGPRETYGHAAIVDPWGRVLAQQDQGEAVLLAERDSSEQASIRARMPVVNHRRFFSQGAQRPASER from the coding sequence ATGTCCTTTGCGGTAATTCAAATGGTCAGCCACAGCGATGTGCTGGCCAACCTGGCCCAGGCTCGGCGTTTGCTGGAGCAAGCGGCGGCGGGCGGTGCGAGGCTTGCGGTGTTGCCGGAAAACTTCGCCGCTATGGGGCGGCGCGACGTGGCGGACATCGGCCGTGCCGAGGCGCTGGGCGAAGGCCCGATTCTCCCGTGGTTGAAACAGGCTGCCCGCGACCTCACGTTATGGATCGTGGCCGGCACATTGCCGTTGCCCCCCAAGGATCATCCAAACGGCAAGTCCAATGCCTGCTCGTTGCTGATCGATGATCGCGGCGAAATCGTCGCCCGCTATGACAAACTGCATTTGTTTGATGTCGATGTGGCGGACGCGCGAGGTCGCTATCGTGAGTCCGATGACTATGCTTTTGGAAGCAATGTGGTGGTAGCGGATACGCCGGTCGGCCGCCTGGGCTTGACGGTGTGCTACGACCTGCGCTTCCCGGAGTTGTACAGTGAGTTGCGTGCGGCGGGGGCTGAATTGATTACCGCGCCCTCGGCCTTTACCGCAGTGACCGGTGCCGCGCACTGGGAGGTGCTGGTACGTGCACGCGCCATCGAGACGCAGTGCTATGTGCTGGCAGCCGCCCAAGGCGGTGTACATCCGGGGCCGCGCGAAACCTACGGACATGCGGCGATTGTCGACCCCTGGGGGCGGGTGCTGGCACAACAGGATCAAGGCGAAGCGGTGTTACTGGCCGAGCGCGATAGCAGTGAACAGGCGTCGATACGGGCGCGCATGCCGGTGGTCAACCATCGGCGCTTTTTCTCGCAGGGCGCACAGCGACCTGCTTCGGAACGATGA
- the tldD gene encoding metalloprotease TldD: MSELLSSVSEHLLAPGGVTIESLQTVLGDLAGPGIDAADLYFQGQISESWALEDGIVKEGSFNLDQGVGVRAQSGEKTGFAYSNAITLEALGLAARAARSISRAGQNGTVQAFSTQDVAQLYAPDNPLEVISRAEKVELLKRIDAATRALDPRIQQVTVSMAGVWERILVASTDGGLAADVRPLVRFNVSVIVEQNGRRERGGHGGGGRTDYRYFLADDRAMGYAREALRQALVNLEAIPAPAGTLPVVLGSGWSGVLLHEAVGHGLEGDFNRKGSSAYSGRMGEMVASKLCTIVDDGTLAGRRGSLSVDDEGTPTECTTLIENGVLKGYMQDKLNARLMGVARTGNGRRESYAHLPMPRMTNTYMLGGESDPAEIIASVKRGIYCANLGGGQVDITSGKFVFSTSEAYLIEDGKITAPVKGATLIGNGPEAMSKVSMVGNDLSLDSGVGTCGKDGQSVPVGVGQPTLKIDAITVGGTGS; this comes from the coding sequence ATGAGCGAGTTGTTGTCCTCAGTCAGTGAACACCTCCTGGCACCCGGTGGCGTGACCATCGAAAGCTTGCAAACCGTGCTGGGCGATCTCGCCGGGCCAGGCATCGATGCCGCCGACCTGTATTTCCAGGGGCAGATTTCCGAGTCCTGGGCGCTGGAAGATGGCATCGTCAAGGAAGGCAGCTTCAATCTCGATCAGGGCGTCGGCGTGCGTGCGCAATCCGGCGAAAAAACCGGGTTTGCCTACAGCAACGCAATCACTCTGGAAGCCTTGGGCCTCGCCGCTCGCGCGGCACGCTCGATTTCCCGTGCCGGCCAGAACGGCACGGTACAAGCGTTCAGCACCCAGGATGTGGCCCAGTTGTACGCGCCGGACAACCCCCTGGAAGTGATCAGCCGTGCGGAAAAAGTTGAGCTGCTCAAGCGTATCGACGCGGCCACCCGTGCACTGGACCCGCGCATCCAGCAGGTCACCGTGAGCATGGCCGGTGTCTGGGAGCGAATCCTCGTGGCATCTACCGACGGTGGCCTGGCGGCGGATGTGCGGCCGTTGGTGCGGTTCAATGTCAGCGTGATCGTCGAGCAAAACGGCCGCCGCGAGCGCGGGGGCCACGGCGGCGGCGGGCGTACGGACTACCGTTACTTCCTCGCTGACGACCGTGCCATGGGCTATGCCCGTGAAGCCCTGCGCCAAGCGCTGGTGAACCTGGAAGCCATTCCCGCGCCGGCCGGTACCTTGCCGGTGGTGCTGGGGTCGGGTTGGTCCGGCGTTCTGCTTCATGAAGCCGTGGGCCATGGCCTGGAAGGCGACTTCAACCGCAAGGGCAGCTCTGCCTACAGCGGGCGCATGGGCGAAATGGTTGCATCCAAGCTGTGCACCATCGTCGATGACGGCACCCTGGCCGGTCGCCGGGGTTCGCTGAGCGTCGATGACGAAGGCACCCCCACCGAATGCACCACCCTGATTGAAAACGGTGTGCTCAAGGGCTACATGCAAGACAAGCTCAATGCCCGCCTGATGGGCGTGGCGCGTACCGGTAACGGCCGTCGCGAGTCCTATGCGCACCTGCCGATGCCGCGCATGACGAATACCTACATGCTCGGTGGCGAAAGCGACCCGGCGGAGATCATTGCCTCGGTAAAGCGCGGGATCTACTGCGCCAACCTCGGCGGCGGCCAGGTGGATATCACCAGTGGCAAGTTCGTGTTCTCCACCAGCGAGGCCTACTTGATCGAAGACGGCAAGATTACCGCGCCGGTCAAAGGCGCGACGTTGATCGGTAACGGACCGGAAGCCATGAGCAAGGTGTCGATGGTCGGTAACGACCTGTCGCTGGACAGCGGCGTGGGCACATGTGGGAAAGATGGACAGTCGGTGCCGGTGGGTGTCGGCCAGCCAACGCTGAAAATCGATGCGATCACCGTGGGTGGCACGGGGTCGTAA
- the yjgA gene encoding ribosome biogenesis factor YjgA codes for MVDSYDDSLDGEKSKTQVKRELHALVDLGERLTTLKKDLIAKLPLTDEMRRALADAPKHTANIARKRHIMFIGKLMRDQDTDAILALLDQTDASTRQYNERFHNLERWRDRLISGDDAVLEKFVLDYPNADRQQLRSLIRQAQHEQAHNKAPATSRKIFKYIRELDETQRGLR; via the coding sequence ATGGTTGATTCTTACGACGACTCCCTCGATGGGGAGAAAAGCAAAACCCAAGTCAAACGCGAGCTGCATGCTCTGGTTGATCTTGGCGAGCGCCTTACAACGCTCAAGAAAGATTTGATTGCAAAACTGCCACTGACCGACGAAATGCGCCGGGCGCTGGCGGACGCACCCAAACACACCGCGAATATCGCGCGCAAACGGCACATCATGTTTATCGGCAAGTTGATGCGCGATCAGGACACTGACGCCATTCTGGCCTTGCTCGATCAAACCGATGCCTCCACTCGCCAGTACAACGAACGCTTCCACAACCTGGAACGTTGGCGTGACCGCCTGATTTCGGGCGATGACGCGGTGCTGGAGAAATTCGTACTGGACTACCCGAACGCGGACCGCCAACAACTGCGCTCCCTGATCCGTCAGGCCCAGCACGAGCAGGCGCATAACAAGGCGCCCGCCACCAGCCGTAAAATCTTCAAGTACATCCGTGAGCTGGACGAGACTCAACGCGGCCTGCGTTGA
- the pmbA gene encoding metalloprotease PmbA yields the protein MSAAQSVGPQALPALQEQVEQILAEAKRQGASACEVAVSLEQGLSTSVRQREVETVEFNRDQGFGITLYSGQRKGSASTSASGPDAIRETVAAALAIAKHTSEDESSGLADKALMAKDLKDFDLFHAWDITPERAIELALTCEAAAFDADARIKNADGTTLSTHQGCRVYGNSHGFIGGYASTRHSLSCVMIAEANGQMQRDYWYDVSRQGELLADPVSIGQRAAERAASRLGARPVPTCEVPVLFSAELAGGLFGSFLGAISGGNLYRKSSFLEGAIGQQLFPEWLTIDERPHLMRAMGSSAFDGDGLATYAKPFVEKGELVSYVLGTYSGRKLGLPSTANSGGVHNLFVTHGDEDQAALLRRMGRGLLVTELMGHGLNMVTGDYSRGAAGFWVENGEIQFAVQEVTIAGNMRDMFKQIIAVGNDLELRSNIRTGSVLIERMTVAGS from the coding sequence ATGAGTGCAGCCCAAAGCGTCGGTCCACAAGCGTTACCGGCACTTCAGGAACAAGTCGAGCAGATTCTTGCCGAAGCCAAGCGCCAGGGGGCCAGCGCCTGTGAGGTGGCGGTTTCGTTGGAACAGGGGCTGTCGACGTCGGTGCGTCAGCGGGAAGTGGAAACCGTCGAATTCAACCGCGACCAGGGATTTGGCATCACCTTGTACTCGGGGCAGCGCAAAGGCTCGGCCAGTACCTCCGCCAGTGGGCCGGACGCGATCCGCGAGACGGTTGCCGCTGCGTTGGCGATTGCCAAGCACACCTCCGAAGATGAAAGTTCGGGCCTAGCCGACAAGGCGCTGATGGCCAAGGACTTGAAGGATTTCGATCTGTTCCATGCCTGGGACATCACACCTGAGCGGGCCATTGAACTGGCGCTGACTTGCGAGGCGGCGGCATTCGACGCTGATGCCCGCATAAAGAACGCCGATGGCACCACGTTGAGCACTCACCAGGGTTGCCGTGTATACGGTAACAGCCATGGATTCATCGGCGGTTATGCGTCCACTCGCCATAGCCTGAGCTGCGTGATGATCGCCGAGGCCAATGGCCAGATGCAGCGCGATTACTGGTACGACGTGAGCCGCCAAGGTGAATTGCTGGCCGACCCCGTCAGTATTGGCCAACGTGCGGCAGAGCGTGCCGCGAGCCGCTTGGGCGCGCGCCCCGTGCCGACCTGTGAAGTGCCTGTGCTGTTTTCGGCGGAGCTGGCCGGTGGCCTGTTCGGCAGTTTCTTGGGGGCGATTTCCGGTGGCAACCTGTATCGCAAATCTTCGTTCCTCGAAGGCGCTATCGGCCAGCAGCTATTTCCCGAGTGGCTGACCATCGATGAGCGCCCGCACTTGATGCGCGCCATGGGCAGCTCGGCATTCGACGGTGATGGCCTCGCCACCTATGCCAAGCCTTTCGTCGAGAAAGGTGAGTTGGTGTCCTACGTACTGGGCACTTACTCCGGCCGTAAACTCGGCCTGCCAAGCACCGCCAACTCCGGTGGTGTGCATAACCTGTTCGTGACCCATGGCGATGAAGACCAGGCAGCGCTGCTGCGGCGTATGGGGCGTGGCCTGTTGGTGACCGAGTTGATGGGGCATGGCCTCAACATGGTCACTGGGGATTACTCCCGTGGCGCAGCGGGTTTCTGGGTGGAAAACGGCGAGATTCAATTCGCGGTCCAGGAAGTGACCATCGCCGGCAATATGCGCGATATGTTCAAGCAGATCATTGCGGTGGGTAACGATCTGGAGCTGCGCAGCAACATTCGCACGGGCTCGGTATTGATCGAGCGGATGACCGTCGCGGGCAGCTAA
- a CDS encoding FagA protein, whose translation MSSVLHEDPYLESWRWMSRQIRCGLDPNEPRLIEHYLNEGRYLACCTATHPWTIAETSFRLLIDTASDIALPWHWRSTCLDQAWRPLRDLEKLSHCACRLKRWQTFAWQLATCELLPSLSVSDLVQGSSDE comes from the coding sequence ATGAGTTCTGTCCTGCATGAGGATCCGTACCTGGAAAGCTGGCGCTGGATGAGTCGTCAGATTCGCTGCGGCCTTGATCCCAATGAACCTCGCCTGATCGAACATTACCTCAATGAGGGTCGATACCTGGCGTGCTGCACTGCGACCCATCCGTGGACGATCGCTGAAACGTCATTTCGCCTGTTGATCGACACCGCCAGTGATATCGCGCTGCCCTGGCATTGGCGTTCCACCTGCCTGGATCAGGCTTGGCGCCCGCTGCGCGACCTGGAAAAACTGTCCCACTGCGCCTGCCGCCTCAAGCGCTGGCAGACCTTTGCCTGGCAATTGGCAACGTGCGAATTGCTGCCTTCCCTTTCTGTTTCTGACCTGGTGCAAGGATCCTCCGATGAGTAA
- a CDS encoding class II fumarate hydratase has product MSNTRIERDSMGELQVPAEALYGAQTQRAVNNFPISHQRMPAQFIRALILAKAAAAKVNVDLKQVSEAQGKAIVDAAQGLLQGDFMQHFPVDIFQTGSGTSSNMNANEVIATLASRLLGEAVNPNDHVNCGQSSNDIIPTTIHVSAALVLHEQTLPALLHLVQVIEQKAEEVHPFIKTGRTHLMDAMPVRMSQVLNGWAQQLKANIGHLQDLLPSLQALAQGGTAVGTGINAHPEFAARFSQQLSSLTGVKFTPGKNLFALIGSQDTAVAVSGQLKATAVSLMKIANDLRWMNSGPLAGLGEIELEGLQPGSSIMPGKVNPVIPEATAMVAAQVIGNDTVITVAGQSGNFELNVMLPIIAQNLLSSLELLANSSRLLADKAIASFKVNEAKLKEALSRNPILVTALNPIIGYQKAAEIAKKAYQQGRPVIDVALEHTDLPRSQLEILLDPEKLTAGGV; this is encoded by the coding sequence ATGAGTAACACCCGTATCGAACGCGACAGCATGGGCGAACTGCAAGTGCCTGCCGAGGCCTTGTATGGCGCTCAAACCCAGCGCGCGGTGAACAATTTTCCGATCAGCCATCAACGCATGCCGGCGCAATTCATTCGCGCGCTGATCCTCGCCAAGGCCGCAGCTGCCAAGGTCAACGTCGACCTCAAGCAGGTCAGTGAAGCGCAGGGCAAAGCCATCGTCGACGCCGCCCAGGGTTTGCTGCAAGGCGATTTCATGCAGCACTTTCCGGTGGATATCTTCCAGACCGGCTCCGGCACCAGCTCCAACATGAACGCCAACGAAGTGATTGCAACCCTGGCCAGCCGTTTGCTCGGCGAGGCGGTCAACCCGAACGACCATGTCAACTGTGGCCAAAGCAGCAACGACATCATTCCGACCACTATCCACGTCAGCGCCGCGCTGGTATTGCACGAGCAAACGCTGCCGGCGCTGCTGCACCTGGTGCAGGTGATTGAGCAGAAAGCTGAAGAAGTCCACCCTTTCATCAAGACCGGCCGCACCCACCTGATGGACGCTATGCCGGTACGCATGAGCCAGGTACTCAACGGCTGGGCGCAGCAACTCAAAGCCAATATCGGTCATCTGCAAGACTTGCTGCCGAGCCTGCAGGCGCTGGCCCAGGGCGGTACGGCGGTGGGCACGGGGATCAATGCGCATCCGGAATTCGCGGCGCGTTTCAGTCAGCAACTCAGCAGCCTGACCGGCGTGAAATTCACACCGGGCAAAAACCTGTTTGCGCTGATTGGCTCCCAGGACACCGCCGTCGCCGTCTCCGGCCAACTGAAAGCCACCGCCGTGTCGCTGATGAAAATCGCCAACGACCTGCGCTGGATGAACTCCGGCCCGCTGGCCGGCCTGGGTGAGATCGAGCTCGAAGGCTTGCAGCCCGGCTCCTCGATCATGCCGGGCAAGGTCAACCCGGTTATCCCCGAGGCAACCGCGATGGTCGCCGCTCAAGTCATCGGTAATGACACGGTGATCACCGTTGCGGGCCAATCCGGCAACTTCGAGCTGAACGTGATGCTGCCGATCATCGCGCAGAACTTGCTCAGCAGTCTTGAACTGCTGGCCAACTCGAGCCGGCTGCTGGCAGACAAAGCTATCGCCAGCTTCAAGGTCAACGAAGCCAAGCTCAAGGAAGCGCTGTCGCGTAACCCGATCCTGGTCACGGCACTCAACCCGATCATTGGTTACCAAAAGGCGGCCGAAATCGCCAAGAAGGCCTATCAGCAAGGTCGTCCAGTGATTGATGTCGCTCTTGAGCACACTGACCTGCCCCGCAGCCAACTGGAAATCCTGCTGGATCCGGAAAAGCTCACGGCTGGCGGCGTGTAA
- a CDS encoding superoxide dismutase: MTYTLPALPYAYDALEPHIDAQTMEIHYTKHHQTYINNLNAAVEGTEFAGWPVEKLVSSVQQLPEKLRAAVINQGGGHANHSLFWAVMSPQGGGKPDGALGKAIDEQVGGFDSFKEAFTKAALTRFGSGWAWLSVTAQKTLVVESSGNQDSPLMNGNTPILGLDVWEHAYYLRYQNRRPEYINAFYSVINWPEVAARYQAALA, encoded by the coding sequence ATGACTTACACCTTGCCTGCCCTGCCTTACGCCTACGATGCCCTGGAGCCGCATATCGATGCGCAGACCATGGAGATTCACTACACCAAGCATCACCAGACCTACATCAATAACCTCAATGCCGCAGTCGAGGGCACCGAGTTCGCCGGCTGGCCGGTAGAGAAACTGGTCTCCAGCGTGCAGCAACTGCCGGAAAAGCTACGCGCTGCGGTGATCAACCAAGGTGGTGGCCACGCTAACCACTCGCTGTTTTGGGCGGTCATGTCACCTCAGGGTGGCGGTAAGCCCGATGGCGCGTTGGGTAAGGCAATTGATGAGCAGGTAGGCGGCTTTGATAGCTTCAAGGAAGCCTTCACCAAAGCTGCGTTGACCCGCTTCGGTAGTGGCTGGGCCTGGCTGAGCGTGACTGCGCAAAAGACTCTGGTCGTAGAAAGCAGTGGCAACCAAGACAGCCCGCTGATGAACGGCAATACGCCGATCCTCGGCCTGGACGTCTGGGAGCACGCTTACTATCTGCGCTATCAGAACCGCCGCCCGGAATACATCAATGCCTTCTACAGTGTTATCAACTGGCCAGAAGTTGCCGCACGCTATCAGGCTGCTTTGGCCTGA